Within the Medicago truncatula cultivar Jemalong A17 chromosome 4, MtrunA17r5.0-ANR, whole genome shotgun sequence genome, the region TGTTGGAACTTATGAAGGACTATATGAGCACATGCAACTTCATACATTTGACGTTTACTTACATTATTGTGTTTATGAACTTATTTATTAGGTTATTTTTGAGGAAATGAACTTATTAGGTTATATCTTTCATGTCATTTTTCGCtatggtttttctttttggttcttgctaacaagtgctcTAGGACACTTGTAAatgattcaaaaaataaaaataattaataacttttatataaaaaaaaagtagctttttatatttcaatgtaATGCTTGTTTGTTTTAGTTGTCAACTAACTCTGATGTAATGCAACTTAGGAATGACTATCTTCAACTAAATTGCATATGCTCATTACTAAAACataaatttcttttagtttctttaaaaaaaaaaaaaaaaaattagttgaaacAATATCATGCTCCAAAAatgctcatttttcttttcttatatgGTAAAGATGATTGAATGGGTGATTTTCTTGTAGAggtaaaagataattgaatcaCATTTTAACGGATACTTATAAAAATTATGGCAATTCCTAGATGTTAGTCATCAAATGGGTGTAAACTCTGGTCTAATCtgttatttcatttttgtcattcaaattataatttataaataaatataaaatataatgttatttttgtcaaatgaaTGTGTTTGATCCgctaaaaaataagaaatggaCTGATATATGACAGTAAACGAGTACTCATATGGATCATTATGATAGTAAGTAAGTATATAAAATGATtgatataacaatattaacGAAACATTTTCACGTtagggactattttgactaacgtGGAGCACAATCAGAGACCATTATAACTATTTGTTATACATTAGACACGTTATCCATTTGAAATAgttttagaaaacaaaaaaccaaaaatttaatcaaaataccCTTGGTGTTTATGATGTTCCTCATCTAATTTAAAAGTTGttgtaatttattatttaccaaaaaattacATAACAAATAGTATGCGATtatttaaaatagattaaatatgttttttatccaTGTAAATACAataacttttctttttagtcattttaaaaaatttattcgaCTTTTAGTCTCAAAAAGTTTTCTATCACCATTTTAATCCTTACTTTGAAGTCAACTCATGTATagcctttatattttttaatgaagttttgTAGAATGTTATAATAgtctctccattttttttttaacaaaatataaattaaatatgaatttttaaacgcCACGAacataaaatttcatatttaattcttaaaaaatacttatttttttttgagagagtaAGAGTGTATATCATTGCATGGGATATGCTTGATATAAGCAGAAAGATGGAGGAATGGGTTTTCGTAACCTATATACTTTTAACGTGGCTCTTTTGGGAAAACAAGGTCGGAAGTTAATTAAGCAACTGGATTCGTTGTTATCACATATCTTTAAGACTCGTTATTTTTCATGTAATAATTTACTTGATGCAAAGGTTGGAAGTAATACAAGTTGACGTTCTTGATGTGCAGCAGAGCCCAAAAGTGCATTGTACTTGTTCTTCTTCAACTACTGTGTTTTGCATCAGCTTTCATGTGATAATAGAGGTCCTTTTGCAGCAACATTGTGGAGCTTGTGGAAGAGTACAAAGTACAAACATTGCAGTTTGGGAGAATAAAGTTGAACGGCCAGCTGAGTTTATTTATAGGGGATTATTTTATTGGACGAATGGAGGAGGGCAGCTAGAGCAATTGACACAGAAGCATGGGAACAATGAGCATTTCTATTTTCTAACTTGAACAAATAATGGCAGCAATTTGGTTGATGCTGAGTGATTAGTTCTATATCAGtttgtaaacaaaaataattaattgataatgTCTCTACTCTCTGCTCAGCttctttgaaagaaaatgagtgAAGATGACATGACAACAAACAGAAATGTTAAGGGAGGGTGTTAGAGACAAGGGAAGTTTGTGTTCATTGGAAAAATAGAGGAGGTGTggattatattttaaaagacCATACCAGAGATTAATGTAATTTTCCTTAAATTTTAGTCAATATAAAAGAGTTTGTTGAAACATGCGTTAAAAGAGAAGAATGTGGCTAACATCCtcaaataaagaataatgccaGTAACAATCTAAATGCAGTGGGGCTGTGGGGCCCATTTAAAACCGTGATCATTATTCATCACTCACGATTTGCTTGACTAATTTTAGTTCACAGTTTCCTAATTTTAATTATTGCTTTCTTTATGTGGGGAATTGTTAGGGTAGGTTGGAGGGATGGAGCTGATAAGTTTAAGATTAAATTCAATCTTctgaacaaagaaaataatctaTAAGAATCATTATATTAGCTTAAAATGGAAAATGGTTTCAAGAATTTGTGGATCAATGAATATTCATAAACTGCCTTATTGATCCACACCATGACTCGGTAAAGATAATCAAATGTATTCAAGAAAATAAACCAACAAAGTGTTCAAGAATTTCCATGTCTCAGAAGTCACAAGGGTATCAAACACACATGCTTTCAAAGTGGTCCTGGAAAAGTCCCATTGTCCCTCTGTTCATTCCACTTGTCAACCTGcaattttgcatcaaacaaattttaaatagaGAAGCACGGTAACAACAAGAATTTCagtataatagtattttgtaaTGGATGTTTGAGTGATAACTAACCACCTCACGTGGTGCACTACCAGAATtcaaatttgtaacaaaaattgaCATAAGTTGGACTTTGCACAACTGGGAAAAATATATTAGTAGTAATGTAATAACTAGTGTCATGCATTGAGTCTATGTTGGGGTGAGTATATGTCTAGAGTTTTAATTAGAAgggcataatttttttatgaataagcAATGTATTCCAAGCAAATTCACTATCCTAGATTTCTAATCCtaacaaaatatacaaacatCGAAATTGGAACATATTTTACGCATCATAGTTACAATTTACCAAGGACTGATGTATGGGCACATTTGcaaatatatgaattaaaaaaaagagatcACAACCAATTTATCTTATTCAAATTATGTAAATAAAACACTGCCTGAAGATTAATTTCAAGCAACCATGGCTCTTGGAACAAGTTAACTTCACTGAAGATAAATGTCTAGGAAGGGAAAAAATGCAATGCCATCATTATTCATTAGTCAATACCgaatactaaaataaataagtccATTTGTCGACAAAGAAAATTGCCTAACATGTGAAATCCTAAAGAACTAGACTACATATATTGAATCTTACGGAGGTTTGACATAGAGGGCAACAGATAAATGGCACACTAGTAATCCAAAACCAGAATAGTATATCAGCAAACAATTGTCAGAAAATAACTTCCATTAAATGTTGTAGAAtatattctaaaaacatagaTAGACAATTGCATCAATTAGTAATACTACATAAGGGCAATCCAAATGCATAAAAAGTTGAGAATTGAACTGAGAGTTCATTGATTCttaacacaacaacaaaaaaattccaGTTCCTAAATGTTTAAAACTGGCTGGTGGAAAGGACTAACTCTCATGGAGTGTTAAACACCATAAATCGCATTAAGTTTCGCTAACATCAATCTTTACATTAAGGTAAATCTGCAGTCAGCCCGAACCAAGTAATCCAGTAAGTTAAGAAGCTTgctaataaaacaaaaattaagggATGCTTACCCATTCACCAGGGCAAAGAGAACGGTAGTATTTGGCAAATTTCTCACATTCGCCTGAGTTTTCACCTTTTACTGTCATGCACCTGTAATTAAAGtcacaattaaattaaagacTTAAAAAACTCTTTTTGCTGAACATATAGCCAAGAGTCGGGAAATCCACCTATGAAACTCTATGTAGCGAGTGAAACAGTGTCGGGTTTGATTAGTTGTAGGAAAACGAAAATCAACAGGTGCTGTTTTTAGCTCAATCTGGAAAGGAAGCAACACAATATTAAGTCAGGAAAAAGACTACAGGACAAGATAGAAAGATGTATCCggcattaaaattaaaacacaaaTGGGATAGTATCTCGACAGATAGCTAGTGAGTGATCATGTAACATACTAACTATGTAGTTTTAAGCAATGAATATTAGCATGTCCTAAATATATGATCCATATGAACGACGAAAATGTAAACAGACAAAATACACATCTTGATTCAAAATTATATGTAATGTAAATTGTGTCATAGGGGGGTCAATGATATTGAAGCAAAACTAGAACCAACTTTAGACAGCTAACTTAAAACGCTGTGATCAAATGTCAAAAAGTTCAGCCAAATTGTTACATGACATTTTTTTGTGATAACTACGATATAGGTGAAATAAATCATAATAAGTAACATACCACCAATATAAAGAAAATCATCATTGTGGAGtcaatattcaaaaaataaattaatcccTGAGGCAGTTGTGACATACTGACATACCACCGTCCACCAATACACTATAAAATGGTTATGGCTATTAATTTAGaccttttaatttgattaaatagaGCAGCAACCATACTAACAAAATCTAtagttaaattaaattgttgtaAGTCCTTTCTCTTTCTGGGATGTTCAATTAGACCTCCACCGAACTAGGTCCTTATAGTTTTAAAATTGTCAACTGCAATTCGAATAGATTTAAGAATTTACAATCCGATCCCTACCATTAGAGCACTGATTATAAGAAAGCAAATAGAAGTTATTAAAAACTATATAGATTTTAATAGTTTGAAAGTTGGACCCTTGTCCCTCTAGctggaaaatattaaattgcTACCCTCAATCCAAACTACCAGTGAAGGACTACGTCTGTATATCAGTGCTCCAGCGGTAGAGATCCCTGTAAGGTTTTTATACCTACATGAAACTATTAAGTCAATAACTATTAACTATTCTTCTAAATATAAAACGTACTTTCTTTGTCTcgattataagcaaaaataattaatcacACACTAATTAAGTAATTTAGTTAAATACTTCATCTCATGAAAATATAAGTGGATTCTCAAAAAGTACTCTTTACGGTCAttgaaaataaaacttataATAATTGAGGGGTATTTCAGAAATGATTTCGTTGAATCCAGTGAAAGTAGTTAAATTTGCATATTCGACAAAGccaaatatatgtatttttagctTATATATTATTTCAACATCCAAAAAGTAGAAGGGAACTAAAGATTAGTTTAAGAGTAAATAACCAATtctcccctgaaattgtaaagGTTGGACATTTACATCCCTGATATTTGAAAATAGGTATAAAAGACCCATTTTGAATGATGTTGGGCAAATTGATGATTCTTTAATTTGTAAAGACTAATTTGACAATAAGCGATATTATTCGGAGATATAAGTGATATAATTCAATGACTAATTTGACATTAAATTAGATACAAGTTATTAGAAGGACCAAGCTGCTCCACATAATTCAAAATCGGGGCTTTCTTATCTATTCGCACATTTAAATGGTGTAAATGCTCGAACCATACAATTTCAGGGAGTGAATTGGCGATTTACTAATcttaatatattaaaacaaaattgaacaacTGAACTATAAGAAAACCAGCAACAAcgttaatttaaaattaaaaaccacGAAAATGCTGCAAACGTGCAATCCACAATCTTACAGGAAGGATAAATACTCAAAGGAAACAAAAGGATTGAATAGATCAGCGAGAGAATACACATTTTATAACATATGAATATGCAAAAGCGAAAGAGGAAAAGGAATCAGAATTATTGAAAAGcgaaaaaaggaaattaaattgaaattaaaaatgaatattgGGTTGTGATTCAGGAGCGTACCTCCGCCATGAGTGAGACAGACTCGATCGATCAGCAATTCAACAGAAAGAACAGAGAAAACGAAatgaaatgcaagaaaagtgCAACTTTTTATAGAGGATGGTCATATCAACGGGCCTTCGTTAGGCCCAATTAGTTGTATGAAAAACcatagttcaattttttttttttttaagatagacgaaatgacaaagttatTGTAAACTCACACATGGATGAAAATGTCGCAGTTCAAACTCCGGTTATGAtgtccgacctaacaatttcagcattttTTCGAATTGAGTTAAGACGTGTGGACTagttcaaaaaattattaacgaAAAATTATGCACAAATCACTTGGCTTGATTTTCACTTTCCTTTTCTTACTCTTTTTTGTGCTAGATATCATTCACGCACAACTTCAAGATCATTTAAAATGTTGAATTTGAATGTCAGCTCAGATGGTTttgacaatgcataatatatgcgatgcaaggtccgaggttcaaaccccagtcaccacaaaaaaaaaatatgttgaatttgaattcaaGATCTACGATTAAACTTATCGAGACTTGAGCTATCTCATCCAAGTGCTCTTAAGTTTCATACTTCTTTTGTAAGATTTTGAAAATTAGAAaagctctaaaaaaaaaagacaacgtTTGATTTTTAGATCcatatttttgttacttttatcttgaacttttagtattaaaaaaaattatatttaattcatctaatgctaaaatattttaaatttttatagagGAACAATTTATAATGTCATAAACATGTgtacaaaaaatcatttaatgTAGGAACTAGAGTGTGATTTTTGTAAAGGgacggaaaataaaatttaaatttttgtagtaaactacaaaaaaacatattcaacaCTTATATTATTGTTTAATATATCCAAGTCTCACTAAATACATATATGGTTGTAGCTCAATTGGTTGAGTCGAAAACTGTTATTCAACGGTCCAAAGCTGAATCCCTGTTATtggaaaatttaaatttaaatctaaattaaattatttatttttaacatatatgagtaattaatatatttatagtttaattttgtaaaacaaaatttgaaagaattttgtAAAAATCTTATTTGTTTTCATTACTCTCACTTAAAAATGTCTGCTCCAACTCCATTGTTTTGGGACGCGAAgttgagattttttttggtagataaaggaaaagaaacaaaagaaaagaaatggaaCTAATGCCTTAAAAAGGTCAACATTGATGTGGTCAGACCAGTCTGAGGGTCATCAAAATTCAGCAATCTATCATTGGAATATGCTTCCATCTTTGCATGAAAATCAGCCCATTGATTTCCCTCACGCAGTGTGTTtgacatgaatatttcaattctaCTGCAGAAGATATAATATAATGAAGCTAAGGGCGACATAGATGTGGTAAGGAGGAGACACAATATCATAAATTAGCTCAATGTAATGTAGAGTCAGAGTAAAGGCTTATAAAGCTCAACGTACATGCTTAAAATTTCAAGGCTACCTGACATACTAGAGCCAATTCCCCACAGAATTTTTGGTAACAAACCCCAACCAGCATGCTCTGGGTTCCTAAAACAAATGACATCCACATTAATATTGAAAGTTTCCCCTGAAGGGGGTGCCAAGAAACAAGTTTGCTGTCTCTATCCTCAAGAATATGGTAAGGAAAACAAACATTTAAAGTTTTAACCATCTCATTAATATTGGACAAGGCTGCGTTAAGATAAACCAGCTTACAAATACAATGGGTGCTTCTGGATCTCCAAATCTACCAAAGGCCAACAACTAAAGCGTTGGAGATAATTCCCAAGACTCAAATCATGATTTGGAGTTAATTCAACTGAGCATGATATTTGTTTGCAAATAAAAACTCAAATCATTTAACCCTAAGGTATGCCATATTCATGAGGAAGCACACAATCCCTTACACAATGGAGCACGTCTCCAACTTAGGTCTGACATTGCGGACGACAATTAGAGGCACTCATTCCTCTGTGATGAGAAGGGACAAAATTGTGACAAGCCTGCTAAATggagaatttaatattttcaatgaCTTCTAATTTCCAACTCCTCAGTTCAAATCTCATTTAAATGCTAGGACAAAGGCCAAATGCAGCCCCTCCTTTGTTAGGTAGGGGTGTACACTCCCTTGTAGAGATGTTTTTTAGTGCTGTAATAGGAATTAGGAAGCTATTCCTGATGACAGTAAGGttagttgttattgttgttgttgttgagatcTTAATAAGATTTAGTTCTTCAGGACATACTTTTGTTGATGTAAGTTATTTATTGTTTGTATAAGATTTGATGAAAGTATTTCTAGCTATTCGCATATTTTCCTAAAATTGTCGAGGGTGTTTTAAGTTTACCTGCTTATATATAACTAGGAGAATGTCTAATGTGCCGGTTACCCTAGAATCACTTGGTTGAAAATTTGTTCTTCAACCTTGGTGGCCTAGGTTTTATACTCTAGCACAccgaaaaaaaatagaatatctGATGTCAATTTCCTAGACCTAGTTATATGTGTAATTGTTGTAAATAAGTCTAGTATCCCGGAGAGTATACACTGCAAGTTATAGCTCAGGCATCTGCAATTGCTAAATGGAAATCAAACTCAAGTTGCCAATTTTGAGTATTGATGTGAAAAGTTAAGTAAACCGTTAAACGAACAAAATCCAGATATGCACCacaaaaggaaaagaagatTTGAGTGTACTCGTTAGTATCCATAATGATTTTCAAACAGTCTCATCATTTCTGATGGAAAACAAATCCTAAGCATGTTTCATAAGATTGCTTGCTTCCTCCAggttaaaatcttaaaaatcaataatatatGGCTCACTAATACATGGATATGCTTACGAGACTTACAACTTCACCTACCATAAGTTGTTTGAGAGACATATCTCTGACCCACCCCTTCATTTGCAGTCTAATTCAACAATTCTCAGAACTGCattatgttttaagaaaatgagCCATCAATAAAATCATCACATCCTCATTGCATTGTACCAATAAAAGCTGAAATCAAGCTGCATTTGATTGATCCTCACTCATTAAACTTCATCTCCCAGCAACTGATGGGTCATATTGACCTGCCCAACCAGCACCGCTACCATCATTACTATTTACAACTCCTGCTCCATTGCTGTCGCCAACCGGTACCATAGACTCTCCTACTTGCCCAAAAGCCATTTGACCATGAACTCTCCCATAAGGATCAAGAAAGGCACCACTGCCATCTGCTGGGGTAACAGCTCCAAACAGATTAGGTGCTGTTTACATAATATCAAATATCAATGCATCAGAAACATATATGTATAGGAGTATCATACAGAGAAACAACAACCTACTGAAGCCAGAGACTTACCATTTATTCTTTTCTCAGCATTTGAAATCTCAGCCCGCAACATTTCAACTTCTCTTGCCATCCCTATTAGTTTCTTCTCTTTTGCTTTCAATTGATCGACTAGCTCAACATTTTTGCTCTTTTCGTACTCGAATGTGTCACTATTAACCAAGCAGAATTGAACAATTACAAGAGaggtttaacataaaaaattcaagGCAACAATCTGCGACAGAAAGTAAGCAATATGATGCAAAAGAGTAACAAATGATTTAATATTTTAGGCATATAATGGCACAAATTGATAGATATCGAAAACAATTTCACCACATCCTCAAGTGATTCAGGAGTCCTCCGTACAAGTTTTGAACTGACTTAGTGATTTTCAGTCCACCCAATGCTAGTTTCACCTAAGTATATCATGACAATTGACAATAGGAGACTCAAATTATCATACCAGACACGATACCCACTTCAAAGACAACATGACATATCCTGAGTGCAGTCATACGGAGAAAGGAATAGTCCTTGTCAAGAGCACATGGGCCCTAACTTCTCTATTGCTGCCCTTACCATTGATAAACTAacaagaataaattttttagattgtttcatattattttatgttaCGGGAAGGGATAAAATATGCAGCTTTTGCTGATAGAAAACAGTGTAATTATGTTCGTTCTCATGGTATATATAACAACTAGTATATattcaaattggtccttgaaaTTGTACAGTTGTCTCAACCTAATCCCTACATTATGAATATTCCAAAATTTTCCTTGAAATTGcaaaatattaatcaaatttGTCCCTCTGACTAGGGGCCTGTTTGGAtcgacttatttgagcttatgaCATAAGTTTTGTGGGACTGTTTGGTAGGATTTTTGAAAACAGCTTacaacaattttcataagctgtttttaacttattttcatatgttcttcaatataacttataaaaacaaattatagcatatacaaaaacaatttaacattattttatcttttgatataaaaatagcatatgcaagcttatacataagtgctTTATCACAGTAAGTGTTTGTGCTATAAGCTGAAAATAAGTTGATTCTCCAAAGAGGCCCTAGATTTGTTGTGAAGCGTTATAGACATTATTCActtaatttcaaattcatctgATACTACCAACTTAACATCAATCTAGTCCCCGTAAATACCAACAGAAGaacaaatttgattaaaaattgtaCATTTTCATGATCATTTTGGAATGCCAGTTATAAAATTGACTAGAACAATACATTCCTACAATTAAAATCAACAACTTAGGTATTTACTGATATAACaactaaaacaataaaaaaaaaaaaaaaaaaatcatacatggCGGAATCATCTGCATAGATCAAACAATGCCAATATATTATGCGTAAAACTAAGTTTCTCTGGCGCTTACCGTATCCTCTGATGCTCCTGCACTAAATTCTCCAATTCAGCGTGCAAATCCGGCAAACACTTAACATCACTAATAACCTTCTTCAATTCCTGAGTAGCCAATTGAATTTCCCCACTCAATTCCTGTCTCGATGCCGCT harbors:
- the LOC25494268 gene encoding cytochrome c oxidase subunit 6b-2; the encoded protein is MAEIELKTAPVDFRFPTTNQTRHCFTRYIEFHRCMTVKGENSGECEKFAKYYRSLCPGEWVDKWNEQRDNGTFPGPL
- the LOC25494269 gene encoding protein FLX-like 4 isoform X3; its protein translation is MRHSHGSFHPHLLENKLAAQEAEIERLISDNRRLANTHKALRDALVSAAQDVQKIKSHIRSTQTESDIQIRVLLDKIAKMEVDIRASDSVKKELQQAHIEAQSLAASRQELSGEIQLATQELKKVISDVKCLPDLHAELENLVQEHQRIRDTFEYEKSKNVELVDQLKAKEKKLIGMAREVEMLRAEISNAEKRINDGSGAFLDPYGRVHGQMAFGQVGESMVPVGDSNGAGVVNSNDGSGAGWAGQYDPSVAGR
- the LOC25494269 gene encoding protein FLX-like 4 isoform X2, which produces MRHSHGSFHPHLLENKLAAQEAEIERLISDNRRLANTHKALRDALVSAAQDVQKIKSHIRSTQTESDIQIRVLLDKIAKMEVDIRASDSVKKELQQAHIEAQSLAASRQELSGEIQLATQELKKVISDVKCLPDLHAELENLVQEHQRIRDTFEYEKSKNVELVDQLKAKEKKLIGMAREVEMLRAEISNAEKRINADGSGAFLDPYGRVHGQMAFGQVGESMVPVGDSNGAGVVNSNDGSGAGWAGQYDPSVAGR
- the LOC25494269 gene encoding protein FLX-like 4 isoform X1, producing MRHSHGSFHPHLLENKLAAQEAEIERLISDNRRLANTHKALRDALVSAAQDVQKIKSHIRSTQTESDIQIRVLLDKIAKMEVDIRASDSVKKELQQAHIEAQSLAASRQELSGEIQLATQELKKVISDVKCLPDLHAELENLVQEHQRIRDTFEYEKSKNVELVDQLKAKEKKLIGMAREVEMLRAEISNAEKRINAPNLFGAVTPADGSGAFLDPYGRVHGQMAFGQVGESMVPVGDSNGAGVVNSNDGSGAGWAGQYDPSVAGR